The following proteins come from a genomic window of Aphelocoma coerulescens isolate FSJ_1873_10779 chromosome 18, UR_Acoe_1.0, whole genome shotgun sequence:
- the FN3K gene encoding fructosamine-3-kinase, translating to MTMEKILKAELNTNVLKALGSSGGGCISQGQTYETDSGRVFVKINHKPQARKMFEGEMASLEAIRKTKIVRVPQPIKVIDLPGGGAMFAMEYLKMKHLNKYSSKLGEQIAELHLYNQKLGEKLRTEGSRIGKGAGHSESQFVDRFGFHTATCCGYIPQVNEWQSDWPSFFIRHRLQAQLDLIEKDYGDREARELWSQLKPKIPEMFCDVEIVPALLHGDLWAGNVAEDDSGPIIFDPASFYGHSEFELAIAGMFGGFSSSFFSAYHSIIPKAPGFEKRNKLYQLFNYINHWNHFGTGYRGSTLNMMRKLLK from the exons aTGACCATGGAGAAAATCCTGAAGGCAGAGCTGAACACCAACGTTCTGAAGGCactggggagctctgggggaggATGCATCAGCCAAGGCCAAACGTATGAGACAGACAGCGGACGGGTATTTGTGAAAATCAACCACAAACCTCAG GCTAGAAAAATGTTTGAAGGGGAAATGGCAAGTCTGGAAGCGATTCGGAAAACCAAGATTGTGAGAGTGCCTCAGCCCATCAAAGTGATTGACCTGCCTGGAGGAGGAGCCATGTTTGCCATGGAGTACCTAAAGATGAAGCACCTCAACAA ATACTCTTCAAAGCTGGGAGAGCAGATAGCAGAGCTTCATCTTTATAACCAGAAACTTGGAGAGAAGCTGAGGACTGAGGGAAGCAGAATTG GAAAAGGAGCCGGTCACTCCGAGTCCCAGTTTGTGGATCGGTTTGGATTCCACACAGCCACTTGCTGTGGTTATATCCCACAG GTGAATGAGTGGCAGAGTGACTGGCCATCCTTCTTTATCCGTCACCGACTCCAGGCTCAGCTGGATTTGATTGAAAAAGATTATGGAGACAGAGAAGCCAGAGAACTCTGGTCACAGCTCAAA CCAAAGATTCCTGAAATGTTCTGTGATGTAGAAATTGTTCCCGCTCTCCTGCACGGGGACCTGTGGGCAGGGAATGTGGCTGAGGACGACTCCGGGCCGATTATATTTGACCCTGCCTCCTTCTATGGCCATTCCGAATTTGAACTGGCCATTGCTGGAATGTTTGGGGGGTTCAGCAgctcttttttctctgcctatcACAGCATAATACCCAAAGCTCCAGGATTTGAGAAACGAAACAAGTTGTATCAGCTCTTTAATTACATAAACCACTGGAACCATTTTGGGACAGGGTACAGGGGCTCTACCCTAAACATGATGAGGAAACTTCTGAAGTAA